From Streptomyces zhihengii, the proteins below share one genomic window:
- a CDS encoding S1 family peptidase, whose protein sequence is MRISRIVTALAAAFLSALAVIPTATTATAAPTGPQPIIGGGYAQSGPWAARLFSNGRETCSATIIAPTWILTAKHCVTGGGLSFRIGSLDQHSGGTVANGAQTYTHSSDLALVRLDRSVGGTYATLGQPGTVRVGQSVQVYGWGATSQCGSEANCQSRYLKVANVTVSSGCTDAYGGSAICARRGNGITAGGDSGGPMMLNGVQVGVASTSDRQTTTAYTNVTAYRSWIQSVAGV, encoded by the coding sequence TTGCGCATATCCAGGATCGTGACCGCTCTCGCGGCCGCCTTTCTCTCCGCCCTCGCGGTGATCCCCACCGCGACCACCGCCACCGCCGCGCCCACCGGCCCCCAGCCCATCATCGGCGGCGGCTACGCGCAGAGCGGCCCCTGGGCCGCCCGCCTGTTCTCCAACGGCAGGGAGACCTGTTCGGCGACGATCATCGCCCCCACCTGGATCCTGACCGCCAAGCACTGCGTCACCGGCGGCGGGCTGTCGTTCCGCATCGGCAGCCTGGACCAGCACAGCGGCGGCACCGTCGCCAACGGCGCCCAGACCTACACCCACAGCTCGGACCTCGCCCTGGTGCGGCTGGACCGTTCGGTCGGCGGCACCTACGCCACCCTCGGCCAGCCCGGCACCGTCCGCGTCGGCCAGAGCGTCCAGGTCTACGGCTGGGGCGCCACCTCGCAGTGCGGCTCCGAGGCCAACTGCCAGTCCCGCTACCTCAAGGTCGCGAACGTGACCGTGTCCAGCGGCTGCACCGACGCCTACGGCGGCTCCGCGATCTGCGCCCGCCGCGGCAACGGCATCACCGCCGGCGGAGACTCCGGCGGCCCGATGATGCTGAACGGCGTCCAGGTCGGCGTCGCCTCCACCAGCGACCGCCAGACCACCACGGCGTACACCAACGTCACCGCCTACCGGTCCTGGATCCAGTCGGTCGCCGGCGTCTGA